A part of Halogeometricum sp. S3BR5-2 genomic DNA contains:
- a CDS encoding phosphoglycerate kinase, with the protein MSTFKTLDDLDPDQRVLVRLDLNSPVEDGEVQDNRRFERHAETVRELAEAGHRVVLMAHQGRPGDDDFVSLDQHADILAEHVGRDVSFVADTDGDDAIEAIESLASGEILLLENTRMCEDELPEEHPDDKAKTEFVQTLAPLFDAYVNDAYSAAHRSHASLVGFPLELPAYAGRVMQTEYEANSAIATREFDGQVTMVVGGTKATDVIDVMNNLGEKVDRFLLGGIAGELFLRAAGHDVGFDVDDADLFDDQWEENHETIESLIEERGDQISLAADLAYEGPEGGRAEVSVEDIDEKDRSYLDIGSDTVAEYEPVIHDSEAVFVKGALGLFEDERFSNGTVGVLRAIAETECFSVVGGGDTSRAIEMYGLDEDDFGHVSIAGGAYIRALTGASLVGVEVLERN; encoded by the coding sequence ATGTCCACGTTCAAGACCCTCGACGACCTCGACCCCGACCAGCGCGTCCTCGTCCGCCTCGACCTGAACTCGCCCGTCGAAGACGGCGAGGTGCAGGACAACCGCCGCTTCGAGCGCCACGCCGAGACCGTCCGCGAACTCGCGGAGGCCGGCCACCGCGTCGTCCTGATGGCCCACCAGGGACGACCCGGCGACGACGACTTCGTCTCGCTCGACCAGCACGCCGACATCCTCGCGGAGCACGTCGGCCGCGACGTGTCGTTCGTCGCCGACACCGACGGCGACGACGCGATAGAAGCCATCGAATCGCTGGCGTCCGGGGAGATACTCCTCTTGGAGAACACCCGGATGTGCGAGGACGAACTGCCGGAGGAGCACCCCGACGACAAGGCCAAGACCGAGTTCGTCCAGACGCTGGCCCCCCTGTTCGACGCCTACGTCAACGACGCCTACTCGGCGGCGCACCGCTCGCACGCCTCGCTCGTCGGCTTCCCCCTCGAACTGCCCGCCTACGCCGGGCGCGTGATGCAGACGGAGTACGAGGCCAACTCCGCCATCGCGACGCGGGAGTTCGACGGGCAGGTGACGATGGTCGTCGGCGGGACGAAGGCGACGGACGTCATCGACGTGATGAACAATCTCGGGGAGAAAGTCGACCGGTTCCTCCTCGGCGGCATCGCGGGCGAACTGTTCCTCCGCGCCGCCGGCCACGACGTCGGCTTCGACGTGGACGACGCGGACCTCTTCGACGACCAGTGGGAGGAGAACCACGAGACCATCGAGTCGCTCATCGAGGAACGCGGCGACCAGATTTCCCTTGCGGCGGACCTCGCCTACGAAGGTCCCGAAGGCGGTCGCGCGGAAGTGAGCGTCGAGGACATCGACGAGAAGGACCGCTCGTACCTCGATATCGGCTCGGACACCGTCGCCGAGTACGAACCCGTCATCCACGACTCCGAGGCCGTCTTCGTGAAGGGCGCGCTGGGACTGTTCGAGGACGAGCGGTTCTCGAACGGGACGGTGGGCGTCCTGCGCGCCATCGCGGAGACGGAGTGCTTCTCCGTCGTCGGCGGCGGCGACACCTCCCGCGCCATCGAGATGTACGGCCTCGACGAGGACGACTTCGGCCACGTCTCCATCGCCGGCGGCGCCTACATCCGCGCGCTGACCGGCGCGTCGCTGGTCGGCGTCGAGGTGCTCGAACGGAACTGA
- a CDS encoding metallophosphoesterase family protein, whose protein sequence is MRVGICSDTHDNLDLARGAVETFEEAGVDAVLHCGDVVSPFTANVFDADFDFHAVRGNNDGEWNLQSIIESFGTYHGECATFEFDGTSVAVYHGTNETLVDGLVDSGTYDYVFRGHTHQRTYEERGETVHVNPGGLPIPGADDTYHVALLDTEEREVAFYEV, encoded by the coding sequence ATGAGAGTCGGCATCTGTTCGGACACGCACGACAACCTGGACCTCGCCCGCGGCGCCGTCGAGACGTTCGAGGAGGCCGGCGTCGACGCCGTGCTTCACTGCGGCGACGTGGTCTCGCCGTTCACGGCGAACGTCTTCGACGCCGACTTCGACTTTCACGCCGTCCGCGGCAACAACGACGGCGAGTGGAATCTCCAGTCGATAATCGAGTCGTTCGGCACCTACCACGGCGAGTGCGCGACGTTCGAGTTCGACGGGACATCGGTCGCGGTGTACCACGGGACGAACGAGACGCTGGTCGACGGACTCGTCGATTCGGGAACGTACGACTACGTCTTCCGCGGACACACCCATCAGCGGACGTACGAGGAGCGAGGCGAGACCGTCCACGTCAACCCCGGTGGACTCCCGATTCCGGGCGCGGACGACACCTACCACGTGGCGTTGTTGGACACCGAAGAGAGGGAAGTAGCGTTCTACGAGGTGTGA
- a CDS encoding type II glyceraldehyde-3-phosphate dehydrogenase: MIRVGVNGYGTIGKRVADAVDAQPDMELVGVAKTQPNFEAHTAVQRGYSMYAAIPERMPLFSEAGIDVEGAVDEMVADADVVVDCTPSGIGASNKSLYESHDTPAIFQGGEDADIGDVSFVARANYDDALGADYVRAVSCNTTGLSRIIAPLKEEYGVEKVRATLVRRGGDPGQNSRGPINDILPDPIHIPSHHGPDVRTIFSDLKIDTLGLKVPATLMHVHSLNVTLEDDVTAAHVRQLLEDESRVFVVSEGMGIDGAGKLKDFAHDAGRPRGDLWENCVWGESIAVEGRDLYLFQAIHQESDVIPENVDAVRAMTESASKAESVATTDEYLGVGITGDPSGFDGEDRSDRVPGTETADD, from the coding sequence ATGATACGAGTGGGTGTCAACGGCTACGGCACGATCGGCAAGCGAGTGGCCGACGCCGTCGACGCACAACCGGACATGGAACTCGTCGGTGTGGCGAAGACCCAACCGAACTTCGAGGCCCACACCGCCGTTCAGCGAGGATACTCGATGTACGCCGCGATTCCGGAGCGGATGCCGCTGTTCTCCGAGGCGGGTATCGACGTCGAGGGCGCCGTCGACGAGATGGTCGCCGACGCCGACGTCGTCGTCGACTGCACGCCGTCGGGCATCGGCGCGAGCAACAAGTCCCTCTACGAGTCGCACGACACGCCCGCCATCTTCCAGGGCGGCGAGGACGCCGACATCGGCGACGTGAGTTTCGTCGCCCGCGCGAACTACGACGACGCTCTCGGCGCCGACTACGTCCGCGCCGTCTCCTGCAACACGACGGGGCTCTCGCGCATCATCGCCCCCCTCAAAGAGGAGTACGGGGTCGAGAAGGTGCGCGCGACGCTCGTCCGCCGGGGCGGCGACCCCGGGCAGAACTCCCGCGGCCCCATCAACGACATCCTCCCGGACCCGATCCACATCCCGAGTCACCACGGCCCCGACGTGCGGACCATCTTCTCCGATCTGAAGATAGACACGCTGGGGCTGAAGGTGCCGGCGACGCTGATGCACGTTCACAGCCTCAACGTCACCCTTGAGGACGACGTGACGGCGGCGCACGTCCGCCAACTGCTGGAGGACGAGTCGCGCGTCTTCGTCGTCTCCGAGGGGATGGGCATCGACGGCGCGGGCAAACTGAAAGACTTCGCGCACGACGCCGGCCGCCCGCGCGGGGACCTCTGGGAGAACTGCGTGTGGGGTGAGTCCATCGCCGTCGAGGGCCGCGACCTCTATCTGTTCCAGGCCATCCACCAGGAGTCCGACGTCATCCCCGAGAACGTCGACGCCGTCCGCGCGATGACCGAGTCGGCCAGCAAGGCCGAGAGCGTGGCGACGACCGACGAGTACCTCGGCGTCGGCATCACGGGCGACCCCTCCGGGTTCGACGGCGAGGACCGCTCCGACCGCGTCCCCGGCACGGAGACGGCGGACGACTGA
- a CDS encoding aminopeptidase has product MTDDELRDAAETAVGQCMAIEPDESCVVVTDDKRLSIGEALYDAASDVTDDATLLRYPPGNQHGEEPPAAVAAAMAAADVFLAPTTKSLSHTRARSDACEGGARGATLPGITEDVFLAGLDADYDAISQHCLDVLQQVTEASVIRVETPSGTDITFEPGAREWRADTGIVHEAGGFSNLPAGEVFVSPVTADGTYVVDGTMMPHGLLEGGQQLRFDVEDGYVTDISDESVREQVEAGAEEVGRDAYNLAELGIGTNVGVGHLMGSVLLDEKAAGTVHVAIGDDAGIGGDTEAPLHLDGIIKDPTVYADGEVVDLPSVER; this is encoded by the coding sequence ATGACGGACGACGAGTTGCGCGACGCCGCGGAGACGGCCGTCGGCCAGTGCATGGCCATCGAACCGGACGAGTCCTGCGTCGTCGTCACCGACGACAAGCGTCTCAGCATCGGCGAGGCGCTCTACGACGCCGCCTCGGACGTGACCGACGACGCGACGCTCCTGCGCTACCCGCCGGGGAACCAGCACGGCGAGGAACCGCCCGCCGCCGTCGCCGCCGCGATGGCCGCGGCGGACGTGTTCCTCGCGCCGACGACGAAGAGCCTGAGCCACACCCGCGCCCGCAGCGACGCCTGCGAGGGCGGCGCGCGCGGCGCGACGCTCCCCGGTATCACCGAGGACGTGTTCCTCGCCGGGTTGGACGCCGACTACGACGCCATCTCCCAGCACTGTCTGGACGTGCTCCAACAGGTGACCGAGGCCAGCGTCATCCGCGTGGAGACGCCGTCGGGTACCGACATCACCTTCGAACCCGGCGCGCGCGAGTGGCGCGCCGACACCGGCATCGTCCACGAGGCGGGCGGGTTCTCGAACCTCCCGGCGGGCGAGGTGTTCGTCTCGCCCGTGACGGCAGACGGCACCTACGTCGTCGACGGGACGATGATGCCGCACGGCCTGTTGGAGGGGGGCCAACAGCTCCGATTCGACGTGGAGGACGGCTACGTCACGGACATCTCCGACGAGAGCGTGCGCGAACAGGTGGAGGCGGGGGCGGAGGAAGTCGGCCGCGACGCCTACAACCTCGCGGAGTTGGGCATCGGCACGAACGTCGGCGTCGGCCACCTCATGGGGTCGGTGCTCTTAGACGAGAAGGCGGCCGGCACGGTGCACGTCGCCATCGGCGACGACGCCGGCATCGGCGGCGACACCGAGGCGCCCCTGCATTTGGACGGCATCATCAAGGACCCGACGGTGTACGCGGACGGAGAGGTCGTAGACCTCCCTTCGGTCGAGCGGTGA
- a CDS encoding HVO_0476 family zinc finger protein yields the protein MSNTQDRIAVACPSCSPAEETVHEVLKPGGHATVRCTECSHVHKVRIEEESEVERKVVVSQDGESFTTMVDAPPTETIAAGEEFIVDTPEAIMLVRITGIEVGPEQRVDEATVEDARTIWTRAVDNVSVRVTVNPKEGTGFREETRSFKVNVPGDYEFTVGETESFGDEEFLVKALHVRDDAPEYRHGKLDHDGDMVYAKDVNRLYGTDKTTSAWSAW from the coding sequence ATGAGCAACACGCAGGACCGCATCGCGGTCGCCTGTCCCTCCTGTTCGCCCGCGGAGGAGACGGTGCACGAGGTGCTGAAACCGGGCGGTCACGCCACGGTCCGCTGTACGGAGTGCAGCCACGTCCACAAGGTGCGAATCGAGGAGGAGAGCGAAGTCGAACGCAAGGTCGTCGTCTCGCAGGACGGCGAGTCGTTCACCACCATGGTGGACGCGCCGCCGACCGAAACTATCGCCGCCGGCGAGGAGTTCATCGTCGACACGCCCGAGGCCATCATGCTCGTCCGCATCACGGGCATCGAAGTCGGCCCGGAGCAACGCGTCGACGAGGCCACCGTCGAGGACGCGCGAACCATCTGGACCCGCGCCGTCGACAACGTCTCCGTGCGCGTCACCGTCAACCCGAAAGAGGGGACGGGCTTCCGCGAGGAGACGCGGAGCTTCAAGGTGAACGTCCCCGGCGACTACGAGTTCACCGTCGGCGAGACGGAGTCGTTCGGCGACGAGGAGTTCCTCGTGAAGGCCCTCCACGTCCGCGACGACGCGCCGGAGTACCGCCACGGGAAACTCGACCACGACGGCGACATGGTGTACGCGAAGGACGTCAACCGCCTGTACGGCACCGACAAGACCACCTCGGCGTGGTCGGCGTGGTGA
- a CDS encoding DUF7344 domain-containing protein, which yields MGTRETPAYDSAYDSHTSAVRTDGDRPARRARISRDEAFRVLQDDRRRAVLRFLLAEGTNDPTPLSTLAAFVAAVQCDGERAVVGEVQERVRVALHHSHLPMLADHGLVTYDHATRTVEPKPLLAALDPFLEDGLGAERDLTVDPDRVEGRGPGDAR from the coding sequence ATGGGTACCCGAGAAACCCCCGCGTACGACTCGGCGTACGACTCTCACACCTCCGCGGTCCGAACCGACGGCGACCGCCCGGCCCGACGTGCGCGCATCTCGCGCGACGAGGCGTTCCGCGTCCTCCAAGACGACCGCCGCCGCGCGGTCCTCCGCTTCCTCCTCGCCGAGGGGACGAACGACCCCACCCCGCTCTCGACGCTCGCGGCGTTCGTCGCCGCCGTCCAGTGCGACGGGGAACGGGCGGTCGTCGGCGAGGTACAGGAGCGGGTGCGCGTGGCGCTCCACCACTCGCACCTGCCGATGCTCGCGGACCACGGCCTCGTCACCTACGACCACGCGACGCGGACCGTCGAGCCGAAACCACTCCTCGCGGCCCTCGACCCGTTCCTCGAAGACGGACTCGGCGCCGAACGCGACCTGACGGTCGACCCGGACCGGGTCGAGGGGCGCGGACCCGGCGACGCTCGCTAA
- a CDS encoding class I SAM-dependent methyltransferase, translating into MPTRDRSSLDAEELFVLWAARRSGVLEALLDSAGTAEAAAAEAGVTEPAARVVVESLADLGYLRRVGGEYEITNRALGFLAKRDVRSIGRLPHALDLFDLWTALPETMRTGEAPDPPEEWTRNRLGAHAATDESRVRGRVTAAVREAPEADRVLDVCGASGAYATEFAARGFETTLVDEPAAVDAAGPMLAHRDVRTVAADVPCAADFGAGRFDLAFAADATSRFDPGENRTLLSAAFDALEPGGTLVLVDALRDGSRAAVDARVRALGVGRGDAYTEEAYRSWLDAAGFVDATVRAVPGDDRSAVVARRPERAVD; encoded by the coding sequence ATGCCGACGCGAGACCGGTCGTCGCTCGACGCGGAGGAACTGTTCGTCCTGTGGGCCGCCCGGCGGAGCGGCGTCTTGGAGGCGCTCCTCGACAGCGCGGGAACGGCCGAAGCGGCGGCCGCCGAGGCCGGCGTGACCGAACCCGCCGCGCGCGTCGTCGTCGAGTCGCTCGCGGACCTCGGATACCTCCGCCGCGTCGGCGGCGAGTACGAGATAACGAACCGCGCCCTCGGCTTCCTCGCCAAGCGCGACGTGCGCTCCATCGGGCGCCTGCCGCACGCGTTGGACCTGTTCGACCTGTGGACGGCGCTGCCGGAGACGATGCGGACGGGCGAGGCGCCCGACCCTCCCGAGGAGTGGACGCGGAACCGACTCGGCGCGCACGCCGCGACGGACGAGTCGCGGGTGCGGGGGCGCGTCACCGCCGCCGTGCGCGAGGCGCCCGAAGCCGACCGCGTCCTCGACGTCTGCGGCGCCTCTGGCGCGTACGCGACCGAGTTCGCCGCGCGGGGCTTCGAGACGACGCTCGTCGACGAACCGGCCGCCGTCGACGCCGCGGGTCCGATGCTCGCTCACAGGGACGTGCGGACCGTCGCCGCCGACGTCCCCTGCGCGGCCGACTTCGGCGCGGGGCGGTTCGACCTCGCGTTCGCGGCGGACGCGACGAGTCGGTTCGACCCCGGGGAGAACCGAACGCTCCTGTCGGCGGCGTTCGACGCCCTCGAACCGGGCGGGACGCTCGTCCTCGTGGACGCCCTGCGCGACGGGTCGCGGGCGGCCGTCGACGCGCGGGTTCGGGCGCTGGGCGTCGGCCGCGGCGACGCCTACACCGAGGAGGCGTACCGCTCGTGGCTCGACGCGGCCGGGTTCGTCGACGCGACGGTGCGGGCGGTGCCCGGCGACGACCGCTCGGCCGTCGTCGCGCGCCGCCCCGAGCGTGCGGTTGATTAG
- a CDS encoding protein-L-isoaspartate O-methyltransferase family protein, protein MDPAVLREDMVDGLEHGMDVAESVALAMRTVPRHEFVENAPYQNRADDFEGSTVLSPANVARLLSALSADPEEDVLVVGAGVGYTAALLAEIVGETHVHAVDIDRRLVYAARENLQSAGASAVLVDCRDGAEGLPEYAPFDRILVEAAAIGPPERLVSQLKPDGRLVLPLGGPSQTLASVDAAGEVVEEHGPVAFEPLLVEGEQRSGPARNRTMREDAEFDSDETGYFAPTGWEQEWIDWDERLSGRRRRYER, encoded by the coding sequence ATGGACCCCGCGGTACTGCGAGAAGACATGGTCGACGGCCTCGAACACGGTATGGACGTGGCCGAGTCCGTCGCCCTCGCCATGCGAACCGTCCCGCGACACGAGTTCGTCGAGAACGCCCCGTACCAGAACCGCGCCGACGACTTCGAGGGCTCGACGGTCCTCTCGCCGGCGAACGTCGCCCGCCTCCTCTCGGCGCTCTCGGCGGACCCCGAGGAGGACGTGCTCGTCGTCGGCGCGGGAGTCGGCTACACCGCCGCGCTGCTGGCCGAAATCGTCGGCGAGACGCACGTCCACGCCGTCGACATCGACCGGAGACTCGTCTACGCGGCGCGGGAGAACCTCCAGTCCGCGGGCGCCTCGGCCGTCCTCGTCGACTGCCGCGACGGCGCGGAGGGACTCCCGGAGTACGCCCCGTTCGACCGGATTCTGGTCGAGGCGGCCGCCATCGGCCCGCCGGAGCGTCTCGTCTCCCAACTGAAACCCGACGGGCGACTCGTCCTGCCGCTGGGCGGCCCCTCGCAGACGCTCGCGAGCGTCGACGCCGCGGGCGAGGTGGTCGAAGAGCACGGTCCGGTCGCCTTCGAACCCCTGCTGGTGGAGGGCGAGCAGCGGAGCGGCCCCGCCCGCAACCGGACGATGCGCGAGGACGCCGAGTTCGACAGCGACGAGACGGGCTACTTCGCACCGACCGGATGGGAGCAGGAGTGGATCGACTGGGACGAGCGGCTGAGCGGGCGGCGGCGGCGGTACGAGCGGTAG
- a CDS encoding YgaP family membrane protein, giving the protein MQKNVGGYDRIARLVVGPLLVVFGAAALGGGITVAAGTLGLALAGIALVVGAVLAVTGVAQKCPLNRALGIDTYRGEAKADAETPGRDAGRPS; this is encoded by the coding sequence ATGCAGAAAAACGTCGGTGGCTACGACCGCATCGCTCGACTCGTCGTCGGACCGCTCCTCGTCGTCTTCGGTGCTGCGGCGCTCGGCGGGGGTATCACCGTCGCGGCCGGGACGCTCGGTCTCGCCCTCGCGGGAATCGCCCTCGTCGTCGGCGCCGTCCTCGCGGTGACGGGCGTCGCGCAGAAGTGCCCGCTCAACCGCGCACTCGGAATCGACACGTACCGCGGTGAGGCGAAGGCGGACGCGGAGACCCCCGGCCGGGACGCCGGCCGGCCGAGCTAA
- a CDS encoding threonine synthase, protein MTLSALSLRCSACGETYETEWAWRCDCGAPLDFLADPRPSRDAPDPRGFDDRRGLWSFADFLPVGPRVTLGEGMTPLVDAPEWDASFKLEYVFPTGSFKDRGATTTLSAAAELGVEKVVEDSSGNAGAAIATYAARAGLDAEIYVPASVKESKLRAIERAGATPVRVEGSREDVTDACVDAVERGEGWYASHSWNPAFFAGTATFAYETAYQRGWSAPDAVVTPLGHGTLFLGAYRGFRALRDAGWIDEMPKLLGAQAAGYAPVAEELHGPTEGMNDAADGIQIREPTRLGQILAAVDATDGDAITLSEAAVEAELEKLHRRGFYTEPTCAVAPAALREYRERGVLSPDDDVVVPLTGSGLKG, encoded by the coding sequence ATGACCCTCTCCGCTCTCTCCCTCCGGTGTTCGGCGTGCGGCGAGACGTACGAGACCGAGTGGGCGTGGCGCTGCGACTGCGGCGCGCCCCTCGACTTCCTCGCGGACCCGCGCCCCTCGCGCGACGCCCCCGACCCCCGCGGGTTCGATGACCGACGCGGCCTCTGGTCGTTCGCCGACTTCCTCCCCGTCGGCCCGCGCGTCACCCTCGGCGAGGGGATGACGCCCCTCGTGGACGCCCCCGAGTGGGACGCGTCGTTCAAACTGGAGTACGTCTTCCCGACGGGGTCGTTCAAGGACCGCGGCGCGACGACGACGCTCTCCGCCGCCGCGGAACTCGGCGTCGAGAAGGTCGTCGAGGACTCCTCGGGCAACGCGGGCGCCGCCATCGCCACCTACGCCGCCCGCGCCGGCCTCGACGCCGAGATATACGTCCCCGCGTCGGTGAAAGAGTCGAAACTCCGCGCCATCGAGCGCGCCGGCGCGACGCCCGTCCGCGTCGAGGGGTCCCGCGAGGACGTGACCGACGCCTGCGTCGACGCCGTCGAACGCGGCGAGGGCTGGTACGCCTCCCACTCGTGGAACCCCGCGTTCTTCGCCGGGACGGCCACGTTCGCTTACGAAACAGCTTACCAGCGCGGGTGGTCCGCGCCCGACGCCGTCGTGACGCCCCTCGGCCACGGGACGCTGTTCCTCGGCGCCTACCGCGGCTTTCGCGCCCTCCGCGACGCGGGCTGGATAGACGAGATGCCGAAACTCCTCGGCGCGCAGGCGGCCGGCTACGCCCCCGTCGCCGAGGAACTGCACGGGCCGACCGAGGGGATGAACGACGCGGCCGACGGCATCCAGATACGCGAACCGACCCGCCTCGGGCAGATTCTGGCCGCCGTCGACGCCACCGACGGCGACGCCATCACGCTCTCGGAGGCGGCGGTCGAAGCGGAGTTAGAGAAACTCCACCGCCGCGGCTTCTACACCGAACCGACGTGCGCCGTCGCGCCCGCCGCCCTCCGCGAGTACCGCGAGCGCGGCGTGCTGTCCCCGGACGACGACGTGGTGGTACCGCTCACGGGGAGCGGTCTGAAGGGCTGA
- a CDS encoding succinylglutamate desuccinylase/aspartoacylase family protein, with the protein MISLGSASAAPGEADTGRLEVGEMRDGTPVGLPCAVVNGASDGKTLYLQAASDGDELNGVGVIQRLFPQLAPSELSGQIFVVGIVNFHAFQVAQHRNPIDDTKMNRAYPGDSNGTSSERIAAATFDVAREADLIVDLHQGSTSQMIDEVRVRCGRHHRLHGDCLSLAKTFGCGYVLDQKGPDGQLARAGPDEGVPTIDPELGGCVGWDEESIQKGVRGVENVLRGYGFLDGSVETERQTRARGFDQYGAPAGGLVRFQKSLGERVSAGDVVFEVTDVFGSLKARVTADGPGVFWRSRRLPQVATGEYVCSVGTDVDSF; encoded by the coding sequence ATGATTTCGCTCGGCAGTGCGAGTGCGGCCCCCGGCGAGGCGGACACGGGCCGCCTCGAAGTGGGTGAGATGCGCGACGGGACGCCCGTGGGCCTCCCCTGCGCCGTCGTCAACGGCGCCTCCGACGGCAAGACGCTCTACCTGCAGGCGGCCTCCGACGGGGACGAACTCAACGGCGTCGGCGTCATCCAACGGTTGTTCCCGCAACTCGCCCCCTCGGAGCTCTCCGGTCAGATATTCGTCGTCGGCATCGTCAACTTCCACGCCTTCCAGGTGGCCCAACACCGGAACCCGATAGACGACACGAAGATGAACCGGGCGTATCCGGGCGACAGCAACGGCACCTCCTCCGAACGCATCGCCGCGGCGACGTTCGACGTCGCCCGCGAGGCGGACCTCATCGTCGACCTCCACCAGGGCTCTACCTCGCAGATGATAGACGAGGTTCGCGTCCGGTGCGGCCGCCACCACCGCCTCCACGGCGACTGTCTCAGCCTCGCGAAGACGTTCGGCTGCGGGTACGTCTTGGACCAGAAGGGCCCGGACGGCCAACTCGCCCGCGCCGGCCCCGACGAGGGCGTCCCGACCATCGACCCCGAACTCGGGGGCTGCGTCGGGTGGGACGAGGAGAGCATCCAGAAGGGCGTCCGCGGCGTCGAGAACGTCCTCCGCGGTTACGGCTTCCTCGACGGTTCCGTCGAGACGGAGCGACAGACCCGCGCGAGGGGGTTCGACCAGTACGGCGCGCCCGCCGGCGGCCTCGTCCGCTTCCAGAAGAGCCTCGGCGAACGGGTGTCCGCCGGCGACGTGGTGTTCGAGGTGACGGACGTGTTCGGCAGCCTCAAGGCCCGCGTCACCGCCGACGGCCCCGGCGTCTTCTGGCGCTCCCGACGCCTCCCGCAGGTCGCAACCGGCGAGTACGTCTGCTCGGTCGGAACCGACGTCGACAGCTTCTGA
- a CDS encoding DUF7504 family protein, giving the protein MKQGGCSILVSCDDDLCTKRASRRTLGSLPEYPRVVVTAEEDDETLRERLPRGVDTGSESVSVVNFRGILDEASTPQDGADGLRDTVCDAVDTFDASGSLGPGELRLSVDSMAELTETVGDDRTVDLLGGVTDSVVGVRGMAYYHVDADDTPFRDSLAASCDAQVDVRSEDDRIYQRWHLPEHGSTRWLHL; this is encoded by the coding sequence ATGAAGCAAGGCGGCTGCTCCATCCTCGTTAGCTGCGACGACGACCTGTGTACGAAGCGGGCGAGTCGCCGGACGCTCGGTTCGCTCCCCGAGTACCCGCGCGTCGTCGTGACGGCCGAGGAGGACGACGAGACGCTGCGAGAGCGACTGCCCCGCGGCGTCGACACCGGCAGCGAGTCCGTCTCCGTGGTCAACTTCCGGGGCATCCTCGACGAGGCGTCGACGCCGCAGGACGGGGCCGACGGCCTGCGCGACACCGTCTGCGACGCCGTGGACACGTTCGACGCGTCGGGGTCGCTGGGGCCGGGCGAACTCCGCCTCAGCGTCGACTCGATGGCGGAACTCACGGAGACGGTGGGCGACGACCGGACCGTCGACCTCCTCGGCGGCGTCACCGACTCCGTCGTCGGCGTCCGCGGCATGGCCTACTACCACGTCGACGCCGACGACACGCCGTTCCGGGACTCGCTCGCGGCGTCCTGCGACGCCCAAGTGGACGTCCGCTCCGAGGACGACAGGATATACCAGCGCTGGCACCTCCCGGAGCACGGGTCGACGCGCTGGCTCCACCTGTAG